The Micromonospora siamensis genome contains the following window.
GTGATCGAGTCACCCAGCGCCGACATGCTGACGGGCAGGCCCGGCCGGCCGGGGTCGCGGGACGGGCGGGGAGACGCCTGACCGCCCTCGCAGGCGAGGGCGACGAGCGCCGCGAGGCAGGCGACGGCGGCGACCCAGCGACGTGGCATGGTCCACCCCAGTTCGGTGCGGAGAGCAACGGCGGGGTAACCCTATGCGGTCGATCGACGGCTGTCGAGAGGTTGCCCGGTGGACGGGTGGGATCAGCGGCGGGCGGCCCGCCACGGCGCCGGCTGGCCGTGCAGCCACCAGTGCAGGGCCCGGGTGATCCGGGGCAGCACCAGGTAGGTCATCAGCGGCGTCAGGCAGAGGGTCATCAGCAGGGTCCGGGCGGCCAGCGGCACGTCGGGGATGAACCGGGCGGTCAGCAGGGTGGCGGTCAGGCTCAGCGGGAAGAAGGCCAGCCAGATCGTCACCGCCTGCTTCCACCGGGGCGGGGCCGGCGGCACCGCCGGCTCGGCCGCGAGGGTCTCGACGACGTGGTCGACCGGGGCGTCGAACCAGCCCTCGATGCCGGTACGCCGCTCCACCCGGGTGTGCTCGACGATGCCCTGCGCGGAGGTCAGCCACCAGGTGCGCTGGGGCGACTCCTCCCAGCGGCGCAGCGTCTCGTCGTCGGCGAAGCGGTAGAGCATGTGCCACTCGGGCGAGCCCGGGGCGCTCTGCACCCAGCCCACGCCCAGGAAGCCGGGGAAGCCCTCGGCCAGCGCGCTGCCGGCCCGCATCCACGCGATCATCTCGTGGCTGCGGGCGGGATCGGCGCGTCGGGCGATCGCGACGGTCACCGGCATCGTCTGGGTCATGGTCATGCCCTCATCCTTCCGGTCGGCGTCGGTTCGGGCCCGGTCACGGCGCAGGGTTGTAACGCAACGCACCGGGCGGCTCATCCCGGGCGGTGGCGGGGATCACCGGCTCGGGGCGGCGCACCGGTTAGGGCGGCACCAGCGGGGGTAGCCCGATGCAATGACGAGATCCCAGCCCCGGCGCGCCCGCGGGACGGTCGGGCACGCGTACAGCGCGCTGAACCTGCGCCTGGCGCTGGCGGCGTTCGGTCTGGTCACCATGACCCTCTTCGCCGTGCTGGCGTTCCGGGCGCACGTGGTGTGGCTCGGCGTGGTCTGCGCGCTGTTCGCCCTGGTCGCCGTGGTCGACCTGGTCGTCGTGCAGCGCCGCCGCGCCGCCCGGCACCGCGAGCAGCCGGGCGCGCGGCACTCACTGTTCGAGTGACAGGAGTACGACACGATGCCCATCGCCACCACCAACCCCGCCACCGGACAGGTGCTCAAGACGTACGACCCGATGTCGGACGAACAGGTCGACGCCGCCATCGAGCGGGCGCACCTCGCGTTCCGGCAGTTGCACGACACGACGTACGCGCAGCGGGCGCAGTGGCTCAACGCCGCCGCCGACCTGCTCGACGCCGAGCGGGACGCCACCGCCCGGCTGATGACCACCGAGATGGGCAAGACATACGCGGCCGCGAAGGCCGAGGTCACCAAATGCGCCACCGCCTGCCGCTTCTACGCCGCCAACGCGGAGAAGATGCTGGCCGACGAACCGGCCGACGCGGGCGCGGTGAAGGCGACCCGGGCGTTCGTCCGCTACCAGCCGATCGGGCCGGTGCTCGCGGTGATGCCGTGGAACTTCCCGCTCTGGCAGGTGATGCGGTTCGCCGCGCCGGCCCTGATGGCCGGCAACACCGGCCTGCTCAAGCACGCCTCCAACGTGCCGCAGACCGCGCTCTACCTGGAGGACGTGTTCCGCCGGGCCGGCTTCCCGGAGGGCGCGTTCGGCACCCTGTTGGTCGGCTCGGACGCGGTGGAGCGGATCCTCGCCGACCCCCGGGTCCGCGCGGCCACCCTCACCGGCAGCGAGGCCGCCGGCCGGTCGATCGCCCAGATCGCCGGCCGGGAGCTGAAGAAGACGGTGCTGGAACTGGGCGGCAGCGACCCGTTCGTGGTGATGCCCTCGGCCGACCTGGACAAGGCCGCCGAGGTGGCCACCACCGCCCGCTGCCAGAACAACGGCCAGTCCTGCATCGCCGCGAAGCGGTTCATCGTGCACACCGATGTCTTCGACGCGTTCGCCGAGAAGTTCGCCGCCCGGATGTCCGCGCTGCGGGTCGGCGACCCGATGGACGAGAACACCGACGTCGGGCCGCTGGCCAGCGAGCGGGGCCGCGACGAGATCCACGACCAGGTGAGCGACGCGGTCGACAACGGCGCGACGGTGCTCTGCGGCGGCGAGAAGCCCGACGGCGACGGCTGGTTCTATCCGCCGACCGTGGTCACCGACCTGAAGCCCGAGATGCGGATGTGGTCCGAGGAGGTCTTCGGCCCGGTCGCCGGCCTCTACCGGGCGAACTCCTACTCCGAAGCCATCGAGATCGCCAACGGCACCTCCTTCGGGCTGGGTTCCAACGCCTGGACCACCGACCCGGCCGAGCAGGAGCGCTTCGCCACCGACCTGGACGCCGGCAACGTCTTCATCAACGGGATGACCACGTCCTATCCGGAGCTGCCGTTCGGCGGGGTGAAGAACTCCGGCTACGGCCGGGAACTGTCCGCGGTGGGCATGCGGGAGTTCTGCAACACCAAGACGGTCTGGATCGGCGAGGGCGAGGCCGTCGCCGGCGCCGGCGCGCACTCCGAGTAGCCCTCCGTCGTCAGCAGGCTCCCGGTTCGCGCCGGGGGCCTGCTTACGTTGCGGGCGGGTTGGGTAGGAGGTGCGGCCATGACGGTGTTCGGCTTCCACGCTTCCCACGAGCAGATCCACCCGACCAAGCTGCTGGAGGCGGTGATCCACGCCGAACGGGCGGGCTTCGGGGCCGCCATGTCCTCGGACCACTTCTCACCCTGGAGCGCGCGGCAGGGCCAGTCGGCCTTCGCCTGGTCGTGGCTGGGCGCGGCGCTGCAGGCCACCAACCTCTCCTTCGGCGTGGTCAACGCCCCCGGCCAGCGGTACCACCCGGCGATCATCGCCCAGGCCATCGGCACCCTCGGCGCCATGTACCCGGGCCGGTTCTGGGCCGCGCTGGGCAGCGGCGAGGCGAGCAACGAGCACATCACCGGCGACGGCTGGCCGCGCAAGGAGCTGCGCAACGCGCGGCTGCGCGAGAGCGTCGACGTGATCCGGGCGCTGCTCGCCGGCGAGGAGGTCAGCCACGACGGCCTGGTCCGGGTGGACCGCGCCAAGCTCTGGACCCGCCCCGAGCAGCCGCCCGCCCTGATCGGCGCGGCGGTCAGCGTCGAGACCGCCCGGTGGGTCGCCGACTGGGCCGACGGCCTGATCACCGTCAACGCGCCGATCGAGCACCTGCGGCAGATGATCGACGCCTACCGGGAGGCCGGCGGGCGGGGGCCGCTGCACCTCCAGGTGCACGTCAGCTGGGCGCCCGACCAGGACCAGGCCGAGGCCATCGCGTACGACCAGTGGCGCAGCAACGTCTTCCCGCCGCCGGTCTGCTGGGACCTGGACACCGCCGAGCACTTCGACGCGGTCAGCGAGCAGGTGCCGATGGAGAAGGTCTCCTCGACCGTGAACGTCTCCGCCGACCTGGGCCGGCACGTCGGCTGGCTGGAGGAGTACGTCGAGCTAGGCTTCGACCAGATCGCGCTGCACCACGTCGGGCAGGAGCAGCGGGCGTTCATCGACGCCTTCGGCGCCGAGGTGCTGCCGAAACTGCGGACCGCCGGCTGATCGGGAGGAACCCGGACGCCGCCTAGGCTCGTACCCCATGGAACCTCTCTTCGAGGTTGTGATCTTCCTGGCGATCGCGACCTTCGGTGCGGCGCTGGCCCGCCGGCTGGGCCTGCTCGCGCCGATCCTGCTGGTGGTGCTCGGCCTCGCCCTGTCCTACCTGCCCGGCTTCCCTGAGGTCCGGCTCGAACCGGACCTGGTGCTGATCGGCATCCTGCCGCCGCTGCTCTGGGTGGCCGCGCTGGAGACGTCGGTGCCGGCGTTCAAGCTCAACCTGCGGCCGATCCTGCTGCTCGCGGTCGGCCTGGTGATCTTCACCGCGTTCGTGGTCGGCACCGTCGTGCACCTGTTCCTGCCCGCGCTGCCGTACTCGATCTGCCTGGCGCTGGGCGCGGTGGTGGCGCCGCCCGACGCGGTCGCCGCCACCGCGGTCGCCCGCAAGGTCGGCCTGCCCCGCCGGATCGTCACGATCCTGGAGGGGGAGAGCCTGGTCAACGACGCCACCGCGCTGGTGCTGCTGCGGGTGGCGATCGCCGCGGCCACCGCCGGCAGCGGTGGGGTCGGGGTCGGCTACGTGGCCCGGGAGGTGCTGGTGGCCACCGGCGGCGGCATCCTGGTCGGCCTGCTCGGCGTGGTGGTCTTCAGCTGGCTGCACAAGAAGATCGACGAGCCGCTGCTGGACAACGCCCTGTCGCTGATCGTGCCGTTCATCGTGGTCTTCGCCGCCGAGGAGATCCACGCCTCCGGGGTGGTCGCGGTGGTGGTGACCGGCCTGGGCATCGGGCACAAGCTGCCGCTGCTGCTGTCGGCCGCCTCCCGGTTGCAGACCACCGCCTTCTGGCGACTGGCCCGGTTCCTGCTGGAGGGCGTGGTCTTCCTACTGGTCGGCCTGCAACTGCGGGAGGTGCTGCGCGAGTTGGACGAGCCGTTCGGTTTCCTGGCCGGGATCACCGCGGCGGTGCTCGCGGCGGTCTTCCTGTCCCGGTTCGTCTGGCTCTTCCCGGCCACCTACCTGGCCCGGCTGGTGCCCGGGGTGCGGCGCAGGGACCCGGTCCCGCCGGTCCAGGTGCCGATCGTCATCGGCTGGGCCGGGATGCGCGGCGTGGTGACCCTGGCCGCCGCGCTGGCGCTGCCGCTCACCCTGGCCGGTGACCGGCCCTACCAGCGGGCGCTGTTCATCTGGCTGGCCTTCGCGGTGATCGTGGTGACCCTGGTCGCCCAGGGCGCCACGCTGCCCGCCGTGGCCCGCCGGTTGCGGCTGCCCGCCGACGACCCGGTGCAGGACGCGCTCTCGGCCGCCGCCGTGCAGCAGCGCGCCAGCCGGGCCGCCCGCGACCGCCTGGAGGAGTTGGCCGACAGCGTCCCCGACGCGGTCGCCGAACGGGCCCGGCGGGTCCTGGAGAACCGCACCAACATGGCCTGGGAGCGGCTCGGCGGCGCCGAGCGGGAAACCCCGTCGGCGGCGTACGGTCGGCTGCGACAGGAGATGATCGACGCGGAACGGGAAGTGTTCCGGGCCGCCCGCGACTCGGGGAAGATCCCCGAGGAGGTCCTGGTCCGGGCCTATCGTGACCTGGATCTGGAGGAGTCGTTGCTGCGCCAGGAGGAGAACCGATGAGCTGCCAGCACCTGGCCGAGGCCGGGACCGCCGAACCGGCGACCACCACCGAGTGCCCGGACTGCGTGGCCATCGGCAACACCGACTGGGTCCACCTGCGCTCCTGCCTCACCTGCGGGCACGTCGGCTGCTGCGACTCGTCGCCGTACCAGCACGCGTCGAAGCACTTCGCGTCCACCGGGCACCCGGTGATGCGGTCGATCGAGCCGGGCGAGGCGTGGCGGTGGTGCTTCGCCGACGAGGAGATCGGCTGAGCGGCCCCGGTCAGGCCGTCCCGAGGGTGGTCAGCGGTTCGGTGCTCAGGCAGGAGATCAGGCAGCGTTCCTTGGCGTCGCCCAGCAGGCGGGCCGTCCAGTCGGTGAAGCCGCCGTCGCCGACCTCCAGCGCACCGCCGCGCAGGGTGACGCGCACCGCGCCGCAGCGGTAGTAGCCGCGCCCGCGCCGGCGGTCCGGCTCGTCGTACAGGGGCACCGGGCCGCCGGCCACCGCCGGGCGTACGGTGTCGGCGAGCCGCTCGGCGAACACCGGAGCGTCCAGGACGGTCACGTGCAGCCCGGGGTCGGCCCCGCCGGCCAGTTCGTCGAGCACCCTTTGCCAGAAGGCGAGGTGCCGGACGAGCAGGCGCGCCTCGGTTCGGCCCGACCCGGTGTCGCGGGCGGTGGAGACCAGCGTGAAGAGGCGGAAGTGGGGTCCCCACTCCGGGCCGAAGTCCTGGGCCCGCAGCACCCGGTGTGCGGCGGCCAGGTGCAGCTCGCCGCGGTGGCCGCGGCGGCGGCGGTCGGCCGCCTCGACGGCCAGGGCGTTCGTCGGGTCGCTCACCACCTCCGTGGCGCGCGCCGTGCTGAGGATCCGGTGCTGACTGACCGGCGCGACGGCCGAGCAGGTGCCCAGCGGGACGACCGGGGAGAGTTCGACGCCCGCCACGTCGGCCGGCAGCAGCGCCCAGATCCGGCTCTCCAGCCGGGCCAGCGCCCGCGGGTCGACGGCGGCCGGGCGGACGAAACGATCCTGCTGCCAGCCGCGCAGCACCTGCGCCGGGCGTACGCCGGTGGCCCGGTCCCGGGCCACCGCCATCAGCAGCGTACGCAGGTCGGCCCCGGACAGGCCGGCCAGCGCGGCGCGGGTGCCCGCCGGCAGGGCCGCCCACACGCGGCGTTCGGGTCCGGGCAGTCGGGGCGCGTCCATCGGGCCACCATCGTTGACGCCCCCGGCGCGACGCGACCGGTTTTCGGTTCGCCGACCGCTCAGTCGACCCGACGTTCGAGCACCTGACCCGGCCACGGGGGCCGGCCGGGTCGTTCGACGGTGAACGGGTCGGTGGCGGTGAAACCGCAGCTCTCGTAGAACCGCACCAGCGCCCGGTCGTCTCCGGCGTAGCAGTCCACCCGCAGCAGCCCCACCCCGCGCCGGCGGGCCAGCTCGGCGGCGTGCGACAGCAGCCGCGCCCCGATGCCGAGGCCGGCCTGCGCCCGGTCGGTGATCAGCAGGTTGACGTACACCTCGGGCTCGGTGGGCGGCGGCACGTAGGCGGTGGATTCGCCGACCACCAGCGCGCCGACCGGCCGGCCGTCCAGCTCGGCCAGCCACAGGCCGTCGCCGTTGGCATAGGCCTGCACCTGTGCGATCCGGGCCGGGTCCGTCGAGCTGGGTCCGGTGCCCCACTGGCCGGTCCGGCCGCGCGCCGCCAGCCAGGCGATGGCGGTGTCGAACAGCCGCAGGATGGCGTCGGCGTCGGCCGGGCCGCCGGGGCGCAGGGTGAGGGTGGGCTGATCCGTCATGGCGGAGATGCTGCCACCTCGCCGGCCCGCCCGTCGGCCGCGCGGGCCCACCGGGTCAGCGCCGGCACGGCCAGGCCGGTGCCGGCGAAGACCACGCCGAGCACCAGCCAGCCGGGACCGCCGCCACCGAGCACCAGGGGCGTGAGCAGCGCCGGCCCGACCGCCCGGGCCAGGCCGCCCAGCATGCCGTCCACCCCCTGGTACGCCCCGATGGCGTCCGGCGTCGCCAGGTCGTACGCCAGTCCCGCGCCGGCGCTGCTGTGCCACAGGTCGCCGACGGTCAGCAGCACCGTGGCGGCCAGCAGCAGCACCGTGGCCGTACCGGAGGACCGGCCGGCGCTCGCGGCGTAGAGCGGGGTCGCGGCGGCCAGCAGCAGGCCGGCGCGGCGCATCCGCCGGGCGGCCGGGGCGGCCCGGTCGACGCCCCGGCTGAGCCGGACCGCGAGCAGCACGGTGAGCACCGTGTTGACCAGCAGCACCGCCGACACCACGGGTGGCGGGGCGCCGGTCCGGCCGACGATCCACAGTGGCACCACCAGACCGAGCAGCGTCACGTAGAGGGAGAGCACCGCCGAGGCGGCGCTGACCGCCACGAACCGCCCGTCGCGCAGCGCCGCCCAGGGGCGTTTCCTGGTCGCGGCCACCGGTGGCTGCGGCGGTAGCCGCAGCAGCAGCGCCGCCGAGAGCAGGTAGGTCAGCACGTTCCCGACCACCAGCGCCCGGTAGCCGGCCACGCTGTCGGCCGCCAGCGCGAACCCGGCCGACCCCGCGCCGACGGCGATGCCCAGGTTCGCCACCGCGCGCAACGTGGCGAAGGCGTGCACCCGTCCGCCGGGTCCGCCGACCGCCGCGACCAGGGCGGCCCGGACGGCCAGGTTGCCGGTGGCGAGCAGGCTCTCCACCACCGCCACCAGCAGGAAGACCGGCACCGAGTCGACCAGCAGGTACGCCCCGGCGGCCACCGCCTGGCCGACCTGGAGCAGGGCCCGCAGCGTACGCGGATCCCGGCGGTCGGCCAGCGCGCCCAGCGGCACGCTCGCGGTGAGCCCGACCAGCCCGGCGACGGTCAACCCGGCGGCGACGGCGGTGGCCGGCAGCCCGACGCCCCGGGTGAGGTAGAGGGCGCCACCGGCCAGCCACAGCCCGGTGCCGACGGTGTTGGCGAGGGTGGCCAGCGACAGCGTGCGCAGCGGGCCCGGCGCGGGCAGCGGGGAGAGTCGCATGTCAGTCGGGGAACGCGGCGGAGACCTCACGGATCAACGCCGCCACGTCGTCGCCCCAGTGCGAGGCGATC
Protein-coding sequences here:
- a CDS encoding UBP-type zinc finger domain-containing protein, which encodes MSCQHLAEAGTAEPATTTECPDCVAIGNTDWVHLRSCLTCGHVGCCDSSPYQHASKHFASTGHPVMRSIEPGEAWRWCFADEEIG
- a CDS encoding NADP-dependent succinic semialdehyde dehydrogenase, translated to MPIATTNPATGQVLKTYDPMSDEQVDAAIERAHLAFRQLHDTTYAQRAQWLNAAADLLDAERDATARLMTTEMGKTYAAAKAEVTKCATACRFYAANAEKMLADEPADAGAVKATRAFVRYQPIGPVLAVMPWNFPLWQVMRFAAPALMAGNTGLLKHASNVPQTALYLEDVFRRAGFPEGAFGTLLVGSDAVERILADPRVRAATLTGSEAAGRSIAQIAGRELKKTVLELGGSDPFVVMPSADLDKAAEVATTARCQNNGQSCIAAKRFIVHTDVFDAFAEKFAARMSALRVGDPMDENTDVGPLASERGRDEIHDQVSDAVDNGATVLCGGEKPDGDGWFYPPTVVTDLKPEMRMWSEEVFGPVAGLYRANSYSEAIEIANGTSFGLGSNAWTTDPAEQERFATDLDAGNVFINGMTTSYPELPFGGVKNSGYGRELSAVGMREFCNTKTVWIGEGEAVAGAGAHSE
- a CDS encoding MFS transporter → MRLSPLPAPGPLRTLSLATLANTVGTGLWLAGGALYLTRGVGLPATAVAAGLTVAGLVGLTASVPLGALADRRDPRTLRALLQVGQAVAAGAYLLVDSVPVFLLVAVVESLLATGNLAVRAALVAAVGGPGGRVHAFATLRAVANLGIAVGAGSAGFALAADSVAGYRALVVGNVLTYLLSAALLLRLPPQPPVAATRKRPWAALRDGRFVAVSAASAVLSLYVTLLGLVVPLWIVGRTGAPPPVVSAVLLVNTVLTVLLAVRLSRGVDRAAPAARRMRRAGLLLAAATPLYAASAGRSSGTATVLLLAATVLLTVGDLWHSSAGAGLAYDLATPDAIGAYQGVDGMLGGLARAVGPALLTPLVLGGGGPGWLVLGVVFAGTGLAVPALTRWARAADGRAGEVAASPP
- a CDS encoding antibiotic biosynthesis monooxygenase, translated to MTMTQTMPVTVAIARRADPARSHEMIAWMRAGSALAEGFPGFLGVGWVQSAPGSPEWHMLYRFADDETLRRWEESPQRTWWLTSAQGIVEHTRVERRTGIEGWFDAPVDHVVETLAAEPAVPPAPPRWKQAVTIWLAFFPLSLTATLLTARFIPDVPLAARTLLMTLCLTPLMTYLVLPRITRALHWWLHGQPAPWRAARR
- a CDS encoding GNAT family N-acetyltransferase, which encodes MTDQPTLTLRPGGPADADAILRLFDTAIAWLAARGRTGQWGTGPSSTDPARIAQVQAYANGDGLWLAELDGRPVGALVVGESTAYVPPPTEPEVYVNLLITDRAQAGLGIGARLLSHAAELARRRGVGLLRVDCYAGDDRALVRFYESCGFTATDPFTVERPGRPPWPGQVLERRVD
- a CDS encoding TIGR03885 family FMN-dependent LLM class oxidoreductase; the protein is MTVFGFHASHEQIHPTKLLEAVIHAERAGFGAAMSSDHFSPWSARQGQSAFAWSWLGAALQATNLSFGVVNAPGQRYHPAIIAQAIGTLGAMYPGRFWAALGSGEASNEHITGDGWPRKELRNARLRESVDVIRALLAGEEVSHDGLVRVDRAKLWTRPEQPPALIGAAVSVETARWVADWADGLITVNAPIEHLRQMIDAYREAGGRGPLHLQVHVSWAPDQDQAEAIAYDQWRSNVFPPPVCWDLDTAEHFDAVSEQVPMEKVSSTVNVSADLGRHVGWLEEYVELGFDQIALHHVGQEQRAFIDAFGAEVLPKLRTAG
- a CDS encoding Na+/H+ antiporter: MEPLFEVVIFLAIATFGAALARRLGLLAPILLVVLGLALSYLPGFPEVRLEPDLVLIGILPPLLWVAALETSVPAFKLNLRPILLLAVGLVIFTAFVVGTVVHLFLPALPYSICLALGAVVAPPDAVAATAVARKVGLPRRIVTILEGESLVNDATALVLLRVAIAAATAGSGGVGVGYVAREVLVATGGGILVGLLGVVVFSWLHKKIDEPLLDNALSLIVPFIVVFAAEEIHASGVVAVVVTGLGIGHKLPLLLSAASRLQTTAFWRLARFLLEGVVFLLVGLQLREVLRELDEPFGFLAGITAAVLAAVFLSRFVWLFPATYLARLVPGVRRRDPVPPVQVPIVIGWAGMRGVVTLAAALALPLTLAGDRPYQRALFIWLAFAVIVVTLVAQGATLPAVARRLRLPADDPVQDALSAAAVQQRASRAARDRLEELADSVPDAVAERARRVLENRTNMAWERLGGAERETPSAAYGRLRQEMIDAEREVFRAARDSGKIPEEVLVRAYRDLDLEESLLRQEENR
- a CDS encoding DUF6343 family protein, which codes for MTRSQPRRARGTVGHAYSALNLRLALAAFGLVTMTLFAVLAFRAHVVWLGVVCALFALVAVVDLVVVQRRRAARHREQPGARHSLFE